A genomic region of Haliotis asinina isolate JCU_RB_2024 chromosome 1, JCU_Hal_asi_v2, whole genome shotgun sequence contains the following coding sequences:
- the LOC137283683 gene encoding uncharacterized protein yields the protein MKRQVLNRPPSSLSTIPSESRLSSSWRDEIEGEEVDIEEEVSVDYDDEYEYESSFEEYTSEDEEEAGEEGDMESPPIEWTSIDLENGVRLLLPENVSEFRCKAIPLWADKRMEMLSQFPHFHDETMVSEVYELEGDNIQSLNCKPKYLQIPLVLPTTRLDVHVLFRFYVMVRGDGGWTPVPAQYEDYLLKFPIQGGKYFVAYARPIPEFRRISRNAFTFVSDKDRRIKVHVPEGAVDTEMTISVKVQPVDTNRLEWYRAYDPSAFEGIYALSDILSVRHQMEKVFNMNTTVELPIDDLSEEYELKSISIENNEYVVRDLKKESSLNDVAAMPHIVNNATSCQMACVRRGVPSAALKQAALFQAGRIDICTILMFISKDNRDRWLTVEVVGSNSADRVAELRQQRNFFEILGSRSGSLWINLNDRIRVYLAGNMRSAEQVKKTKYTFQYSHQSRNNFIQFRTQKVVSGSTYSIVEVSVAGQRVHEVHFTYPDAGCDLKGIKNLCTRGAPTRKETQYYPTPVAQDPPSEPVSCGTSDTGYNTEESGRQENTNSEATPRGRSGSFTVSTVSNESGMDSGTSATVSEGESSSSRSRLSRSVSMPATASHNRPPSSNVLGSTWPEGTVASSSPLEHPVLTQESLLVLGRYVTLRDCQEALMTLGMNWDTICKIKKEAKDQDVNDVFLLLLRWYQNMRTTMDTVLLIKKLERAFKKVGRSDLSNILATVRRKRRGLKNKDFA from the exons ATGAAGCGCCAAGTCTTAAACCGCCCTCCAAGTTCCCTGAGCACTATACCCTCAGAAAGCAG ATTATCGTCCAGTTGGAGAGATGAGATTGAAGGAGAAGAGGTTGACATTGAAGA GGAGGTCAGcgttgattatgatgatgaataCGAATACGAAAGCAGTTTTGAAGAATATACCAGCGAGGACGAAGAAGAGGCAGGAGAAGAGGGTGATATGGAAAGTCCACCAAT TGAGTGGACATCTATAGACCTTGAAAATGGCGTGCGCCTGCTCCTTCCCGAAAACGTGTCAGAATTCAGATGTAAAGCCATCCCACTTTGGGCTGACAAACGCATGGAGATGTTGTCTCAGTTTCCACACTTCCACGACGAAACCATGGTCAGCGAGGTATACGAACTGGAAGGCGATAATATACAATCTTTGAATTGCAAGCCAAAGTACCTACAGATCCCGCTCGTCCTGCCAACCACGAGACTTGACGTCCACGTTCTCTTCCGCTTCTATGTCATGGTGCGCGGCGATGGTGGATGGACACCAGTTCCGGCACAATACGAG GATTATCTTCTGAAATTCCCAATACAGGGAGGGAAGTACTTTGTGGCCTATGCTCGCCCAATACCAGAGTTCAGGAGGATTTCTAGAAATGCGTTCACATTCGTTTCTGACAAGGATAGACGCATCAAAGTGCACGTCCCAGAAGGTGCTGTGGACACCGAGATGACTATATCGGTGAAG GTACAACCAGTGGATACAAACAGACTGGAATGGTACAGAGCGTATGACCCCTCAGCATTTGAAGGGATCTATGCATTGTCCGATATTCTGAGTGTGCGACACCAAATGGAAAAAGTATTCAATATGAACACAACTGTCGAACTACCAATTGATGATTTGTCAGAAGAATATGAATTGAAATCCATCagcattgaaaataatgaatacgTCGTCAGAGATCTTAAGAAAGAGAGTTCCTTGAACGACGTTGCTGCAATGCCTCACATTGTAAATAATGCTACAAG ttgtcAGATGGCTTGTGTTCGTCGAGGTGTACCTTCAGCAGCTCTGAAACAAGCAGCTCTCTTCCAAGCCGGGAGAATAGACATATGCACTATTCTGATGTTCATCTCAAAAGACAACAGAGACAGGTGGCTAACTGTTGAGGTGGTAGGATCCAATTCCGCAGATCGAGTAGCTGAATTAAGGCAACAAAGGAACTTTTTTGAGATCCTTGGAAGCAGATCAGGATCTCTGTGGATAAATCTAAACGACAGGATACGAGTATATCTGGCAGGGAATATGAGAAGCGCAGAACAGGTAAAGAAGACTAAGTACACGTTTCAGTACAGTCACCAGTCGAGGAACAATTTTATCCAGTTCAGGACTCAGAAAGTAGTTAGTGGATCGACCTACAGCATTGTCGAGGTTTCAGTTGCTGGACAACGGGTTCATGAAGTCCACTTCACCTATCCTGATGCAGGATGTGATTTAAAGGGCATAAAAAATCTATGCACACGTGGTGCaccaacaagaaaagaaacccAATACTACCCCACACCTGTTGCTCAAGATCCACCTTCCGAGCCAGTGTCTTGTGGGACAAGCGATACTGGTTATAATACTGAAGAATCTGGGAGACAGGAAAACACAAACAGTGAAGCGACACCGCGAGGAAGGAGTGGGTCATTTACAGTGTCAACCGTGAGTAATGAAAGTGGAATGGATAGCGGCACATCTGCAACGGTATCTGAGGGAGAATCTAGCTCCTCTAGGTCCAGACTTTCAAGAAGTGTATCCATGCCTGCAACGGCATCTCATAACCGTCCACCCAGCAGCAACGTCCTGGGAAGCACGTGGCCAGAGGGGACAGTTGCATCTTCATCTCCTTTAG AACATCCAGTTCTGACACAAGAGAGTCTCCTGGTGTTAGGCAGGTACGTCACCTTACGAGATTGCCAGGAGGCCCTCATGACCCTCGGCATGAACTGGGACACAATTTGCAAAATCAAAAAGGAAGCTAAAGACCAAGACGTCAATGACGTGTTTCTTCTTCTGTTGAGATGGTACCAGAACATGAGAACAACAATGGACACTGTTCTTCTCATCAAAAAGCTAGAGCGTGCCTTCAAGAAAGTTGGTCGTTCAGACCTATCTAACATACTTGCAACGGTTAGGAGAAAGCGCAGAGGACTTAAAAACAAAGACTTTGCGTGA